The DNA window CGTCCGAGGGCGCCTATCACGAGCCCGGCATGAACCAGTTCGCCATGCACCAGAAGGGCGCCTCGATGACCCCCGAGGAGGGGCAGCTCTTGAGCCAGGAGATGTCGGGCTTCCTCATGGGCGGCGGCAAGTTCAAGGCGCAGGGGGCGGGCGAGTTCACGAGCGACCTGCCCGACGGCACGCCGCTCCCGGACGAGCTGGCCGGCATGGCCGAGGGGACTCTGTCCGAGTGGGACCAGTTCATGCAGGACACCTGGGGCACGATCTTCGACCAGCAGATGATGTCCGACTACCGCTCGCGCATGGACGAGATAAAGGCCGAGGTCCAGCGCATCATCACCCTCGCCAAGCAGGGGGCGATCGGCCCCGAGTTCGTGCTCATCGCGCTGGCCAAGGTCAACCAGACGAAGAACGGCTGCCTCATGACCTGGCTGGGCAAGAAGGCGTTCCACGTCAACGAGACGATAAACACGGCGGCTCGCGACCTGCGCGACATGAGCGTGACCGACCCGCAGTACTACGCGACCCTGCAGATGGCGCAGGAGAAGACCCGCGACGGCAGCTTCCAGCTCAACCTCCTCACCCAGGACATGCAGAAGGTGATGCAGGACGTGGCCGGCACGCTCGAGTTCGTGCACAGCTTCCTGGGCGAGATCAACCGCACCAGGCGCGAGATCATCACGAAGGTCTCGGCGCACTAAGAGCCGTGACCGGTAACTAGTGACCGGCGGTAAATTACAAGGAAGGCTACTCGACCCATCCATCCAAGCCAGTCACCGGTCACGAATTACGAGTCACGGGTTTCGGGGGTTAAATGGCGGAAGAGATCAAGGCGGAGGGCGGGAAGCGGACCCCGATAATCGACCCGACACCCGGGCGCAAGAAGAGGCTCACCGAGCTGCTCTACGCCTTCCTCAACGACAGGATATCGCTCGCCGAGCTCAAGGGGATATCCCGCACCGAGCTCTTCCAGCTCTCCGAGGCGGGCTACACCAAGTTCAAGCACGGGAGGTTGGATGAGGCGGACAAGATCTTCCGCGCCCTGATCCTGCTCGACCACCGCAACGCCTACTTCCACGCCATGATGGGGGCGGTGCACCAGAAGCTGCGCAGGCCGATCGAGGCGATCATGGAGTACAGCCAGGCGGTCAAGATCGACCCCAAGGACGTTGCATCCTATGTGAACCGCGGTGAGCTGTATCTTCGGCACAAGAACTTTCGCAAGGCGGCGGAGGACTTCCGGCAGGCGATACTCATGGACATGTCGGGTGTGAACATGTGGGCCAACCGCGCCCGCTCGCTGGTGATCGCCATCAAGCGCTCGATGGAGGCCGAGGCTGCGAGGAGGCCCCGGATGGGCGCCCCCCGCCGCTGACCCGCCTCAGGCAAGCCTCCGGTAGACCTTGAAGGAATGGGCGAGGGAGTCGAAGTATGTTGTGAGCACCAGCCCCTTTGTCCCTGAATTTCCGTTCAGCACGCTGGAGTGAACGAGCTCCCATCTTCCCACATTCATGAAAAGGCGGTCGTAGGAGTCCGAGTCGCTCTGCACAACGAGGAAGCCGCCGGCTGCGACGTCCCTTCCGAGGTAGTCCAGCGCGATGTTCGCGCCCAGGCGCCGGAGTATCCCGGGCGTGGGGCTGGCCCAGTAGGAGATGTCGGCGCGGACCGGATCCTCCTCGTCGGCCATGTACTCTATGCGACCGCCCTGCATCTCACCGGCGTAATGTTTCGCGATGTGCTGGAGGTGTTTTTTGCGCAGGCCCGGGTCGCTCTCCTTGATGGTCACCCTGCAGCCCAGCTCCATCATCGCGGCCGCGTTGTAGGGAAACAGGCCGGGCCCGTTCTCCACCGCCATGGGGTCCTCGCGCCGACACGCCAGGCAGAGACGGCGGTGGATGGACTCGAATCGTGAGAAGTGGAGCGCGCCGCGACGCATCTCGCCCAGATTGCGGTCGATCCCCGCTCGATACGGGTTGTCGCATGCGGAGATGCCGTCCTTCGGCATGCCGCGGACCATGACCATCGGCTCGGTGTTGATCATGTTCGCGATGCCGCCCCCGAGGGCCGCGGCTGTGGGCGCAGAGGGGGAGGCTGTCGGAGGGCTGATGAGCATGGCAGTAGCGTTATCGGCGCAGGCCGCCAAAAGTTGCTACGAAAAAAGGGGGGCTCAGTCGTCGTCCTTCGCGTCGATCCCGTATTTCTTGAGCAGGTTGCGCAGGTGCTTGCGGTCGATCTTGGCCTCGCGGGCCGCCTTCGAGAGGTTGCCGTTGTGCGAGCGGACGAGCTCGGCCAGATACTCCTTCTCGAACTTCTCCACGATCTGCTGCTTGGCGTCCTTGAAGGGGAGCTCGGTGTCGATGTCCATGCGCTCGGTGCGCTCCTCGCCGCCGTGGCCCATCTCCGCGAATATGAAGTCGAGGTGGGACTTGGTGATCGTGTCGCCCTCGACGAAGCTGACCGCGCGCTCGATCACGTTGGAGAGCTCGCGCACGTTGCCCGGCCAGCCGTAGCGGGTGAGCGTCTTGAGCGCGTCGTCCTCCACGCGGCTCACCTTGAACCCGCCGTTAGGGAGCTTGTTGAACTTGCCGATCATGAGCAGGCGCTCGACGATCGGGGCTACGTCTTCGGAGCGCTCCCGCAGCGGGGGGAGCAGGACCTTCACGACCGAGAGGCGGTAATAGAGGTCCTCGCGGAACCTCCCCTCGTTCACCTCCTGCCGCAGGTTCTTGTTCGTGGCGCAGATCACGCGCACGTCGATCTTGACCGGTATGTTCGAGCCCACGCGCCTTATCTCGCGCTGTTCGAGGGCGCGGAGCAGCTTCGGCTGAAGGTCCGACGTCAGCTCGCCGATCTCGTCGAGGAACACCGTGCCGCCCTTGGCCACCTCGAAGACCCCCGCGCGGGCGCGGACCGCGCCGGTGAACGACCCCTTCTCGTGCCCGAAGAGCTCCGACTCGATGAGGTTGGGCGCGACCGCTGAGCAGTCGAAGACCACGAAGGGCTGGTCCTTGCGCTGGCTGTTCTCGTGGACCGCGCGGGCGACCAGGTCCTTGCCCGTCCCGGTCTCGCCCTCGATGACGACCGTGGCGTGAGTGGGCGCGATCTTCTCGAGGATGGAGAATATCTGGCGCATCCTGCGGCTCTTGCCCACCATCTGCCCGAACTCCTCCTTGTCGGAGGGCTCGATCGACACCTTCTCGTCGAACGCCACGAACTCGATGTTGGTGTTGCCGAGCCTTATCAGGTCCCCGGGCGAGAGGTATGCCTCCTTGACCTTCGAGCCGTTGAGGAAGGTGCCGTTGGTGGAGCTGAGGTCGCGCAGCAGGAAGCTGTCGGAGGTGTACTCGACCTCGAGGTGGTTTCGCGACACCGCCTTGTCCTTGAGAGGGAGGTCGTTGCTCTCCCTCTTGCCGACCTTCACGAGGTTCTTGTTGAGGGTGATCTTGGCGCCGCGGTCCGGCCCGTCGGTCACGACGAGCTGGCACTTGCGCAGGGAGACCACGTCCGGTGTCTCCTCCATCTTGATGACCGCGGTCTTCGACTCGAAATCCTTCTCGACCATATGGAACTCCTTTTCGTAACTCGTGACTCGTGACTCGTAACTCGTAACTCGTGACTCGTAACTCGTTACTGCGGGTTATCCGGGTCATCACGCCAGTCACGAGTAACGAGTCACGAGTCACGGGTTTACTCAGGCTGCAACGGCGCGTGCAGCGATTTTCTCTTGCCGTCCATGTTGAACGATCTCGTCCACGGCTTGTAGCCGGGAAGCTGTATCGTCACCGTGTGCGGCCGGTCGGTCCGTATCTTGCGTATGGTCACCGGCGTGCGGGCCGGGATCGCCTGCCCGTCGATTATCACCTGGGCCGCGGGCGGGTCGCTGGAGAGCGACAGCTCGCCGTATTCCTCCTCCGGCCTCACCTGGGTTGGCGGCCTGCGCTCCTCGGCCGGCGGCTGCGCCGGCGTGGGCGGCGCGGCCGACGAGAGCCTGATGGAGACTGACTCCGACTCTTTGGCCATGTACTTCTTCTGAGTGCCGGGCTTGTAGCCGTCGAGCTCCAGGCCCACGGTGTAGGTCGCGCCGATCTTCAGGTCCGAGAGCGTGTTCGGCGTGCGCTTTCCGGTCGACGCGCCGTTGAGCTTTATCAGCGCGCCCGACGGGGTCGAGCTCACCTTCAGCGTCCCGGTCGCCGGCGCCTCGGCCGGCTTCTTTTCCTCCTCGGGCGGCGCCTTCTCCTCGGGGGCGAGAGGCGGCTCAGCCTCCGCGGGCCGCTCCTCCGCCTCCGGCGTCGTGGGCCCAGCGGGCTCCTCGCGCTTCTCCGCAGGGGGCGCCTCCCCGGCCCTGAGCAGAGTTGCCTGCACAGGGACCGGCTGTTCGCCCGCCACGTCGTACTCGCTGCTCCACTGCTCGAACCCGTCGAGGCTTAGCGAGACGGTGTATCTTTTGGCCGCGAGGTTGGCGATCACCGCGGGAGTCGTTCGGCCCGTGTCCTTGCCGTCGATGAAGACCTTCGCGCCCTCCGGGGTTGACGAGATCGAAATGCGCCCGAGCCTTGCGACGATGGGCTTGAGCTTCGTGGAGATGCCCTGGGGTTTGGGTGAGGTGAGGTTGACCACCTGCTCGAAGTCCTCGAACTCGGGCTTGGAGAGCACGACCCTTATGTCGGTGTTGAGCGGGAGGTTCTCGAGCGCGGCGGGGGTCGTCATGGCGCTTTGCTTTCCGTCGATGAAGATCGAGGCGCCGGACGGCTCGGTCGATATGTTGAGGGTGCCGGCCGAGGGGGCGAGCATGAGCGTGATCGTCTTCTCCTCAGGGCCGGTGATGGCGACCTCCATCTCCGCAGGGCTGTACTCCTCCTTCTCGACGCGGAATCTATAGTTCTTGTCGACCGCGAGATCGCCCACGACCGCGGGCGTGGTGAGGCCCGTGCTCTCGCCGTCTCTCAAGATCAGCGCCCCCTCGGGCGTTGAGACGACCCTCACGCTGCCCGTGGCCGCCTCCGGCACGGCCTCGACCGCCTCGTCCGGACCGGGCACGGAGGGGATGAAGCGCCAGGCGAGCCAGCCGACCGCGATGAGGATCGCGGCCGCGGCGAGGGCCTTGGGGAGCAGGCCCGCGCGGGCCTTCCGGGGCGCAACCGCTGCGGGCGCCGGCTTCTTTCTGGGACGGGGCAGCGGCGTCTTCTCCCGCCCGGGAGCGGGCATGCCGGACATCGTCTCGAGGAACTTCTCCTTGGGTTTCTCGGTGCGGGCTGTGTCGTCCTCTGCCGAGACCTCCCGGTGCACGATGCTCACCTGCTTGGCGCCCTCGTTCACGTTCATGGTTCCGGTGAGGACCTCGGCCGCAACCTCCTTGGCCTTGAACTCCTGCTCGGCCCTCATCTCGTCGAGGAATATCTCCTTTATGAACTGGGCGAGCTTGCGCGGCGAGAAGTCGACGTGGTTCGTGTAGAGGTACTTGGTGAGGTCGATCTGCATGTCGCCCGCGGTCTGGTAGCGCCCCTCCGCCTCGTAGGCCAGCGCCTTGACAACGATGGGCTTGAGCTGCTCCGGTATCGACTCGGGGAGTGACTCCTCGGTCACGCGGGTGGTGCGGATCTTCTTGAGCACCTCGAACTGGGACTCGCCGGTGAAGAGCTTCTGGCCGGCGAGCATCTCGTAGAGGAGGATGCCGGTGGAGAAGATGTCGGTGCGGCCGTCCACGCCGCTCCCCATCGCCTGCTCCGGGGACATGTATGCGATCTTCCCCTTGAGGATTCCGGCCAGGGTGTGGGAGATGTTCATCGCGGCCTTGGCGATGCCGAAGTCCACGATCTTCACCTCTCCCTCGTAGGAGAGCAGGATGTTCTGCGGGCTGATGTCGCGGTGCACGATGTTCAGCGGCTTGTTGCTCTGGTCGGTCTTCCTGTGCGCGTAGTCGAGGCCCTTGCAGATCTCGGAGGCGATGTAGACCGCTATCGCGGTCGGCAGCGGCTTGCCGGCCTCTCGGCCCCGGTACATTATGTCGCGGAGGTTGACGCCGTGGATGAGCTCCATGGCGATGTAGTAGTCGTCGCCGACCTTGGAGAGGTCGTAGACCTGGACGATGTTGGCGTGCGAGAGGAGGACCGAGAGCTTGGCCTCCTGGATCAGCATGTCGATGAAGTCCTTGTCGGCGGAGCAGTGCGGGAGTATCCGCTTGATCACCAGCTCCTTCTCGAAGCCGTCGACCCCGTAGGTCTTGGCCCTGTAGATCTCGGCCATCCCTCCGACGGCGAGCTTCTTGAGGAGCAGGTATTTCCCGAACTGCTTTGGCTCGAAATCTCCCATGGTCTCTCTCCGTCCCGCGGGTCAGTCCAGCTTCGATATCATGGCGGCCACCGCGGCCACTGCCAGCACGCCGACGAAGGCGTACATGAGCACCAGCCCCCAGTTCACCCCGCCTGTCCCGGCGTCGACGATCCCCAGGCGCAGCAGAAGGCCCGCCCCCGCGATCCTTGGACCGGGCCCTCCAGAGGGGCGGCCACTCGCCTCGATCTCTCGGCCGGAGAGGGCGCCCGCCTCCGCGATCACATGCGGGATGCCGATCTCGACCGTGGGTCCCCGCACCCACAGCGCCTCGGGCACCTCCTCGCCCGGCGAGAGGCTGCGCAGCTTGAGGAAATCCTCCAGCATCCGCACGAGCATGAGGGCGTTCTCGGTCCTTCTTCCGTCGGCCCAGATCAGGTCAACCTTCAGCGTGCCGATGCCGCTGTGGAGGTTGACCGACTTGAACAGGCACTTCCTTATCTTCTCGCGCCCGACCCTGAGCGGCTTTATCACCACCGTGCGCCTGCCGAACTTCTGCCACTCCTTGCCCTCGATCCTCCGCTGGCGCTCCCGTTCAGCGTCCTCCTTGGGGTTGTGCTGCTGGTGGCGGTCCTCCTTGGTCTCCTTGGCCTGCGAGATCGCGTAGGGGTTCGGCGCGTCCGGCCTGTCGATTTTTTCCACCATTGGAAACCCGTGACTAGTGACTAGTTACTAGTGACCAGCGGTAATCAACGGGAAGTCTTGGTTATCACGCCAGTCACCAGTCACTAGTCGCCAGTCACGTCTTGTCCTTGGCCTTTGAGCTTTCACTTTTGACCTTTGTGCTTTCAGCCTTCTTCCCCTTCGCGTACCCGTCCTTGTACCAGCCTTCCCCCTTGAGCGTGAAGGCGGTCATCGAGATGATCCGGTCCGCAGTGTCGCCGCATCTGGGACATGGGGCGATGGGGGGGGCCGATATCTTCTGCATGCACTCGAAATGGTTGCCGCAGGACTTGCAGGTGTACTCGTAGATCGGCATCGCTGA is part of the Pseudomonadota bacterium genome and encodes:
- a CDS encoding tetratricopeptide repeat protein, producing MAEEIKAEGGKRTPIIDPTPGRKKRLTELLYAFLNDRISLAELKGISRTELFQLSEAGYTKFKHGRLDEADKIFRALILLDHRNAYFHAMMGAVHQKLRRPIEAIMEYSQAVKIDPKDVASYVNRGELYLRHKNFRKAAEDFRQAILMDMSGVNMWANRARSLVIAIKRSMEAEAARRPRMGAPRR
- a CDS encoding sigma 54-interacting transcriptional regulator, giving the protein MEETPDVVSLRKCQLVVTDGPDRGAKITLNKNLVKVGKRESNDLPLKDKAVSRNHLEVEYTSDSFLLRDLSSTNGTFLNGSKVKEAYLSPGDLIRLGNTNIEFVAFDEKVSIEPSDKEEFGQMVGKSRRMRQIFSILEKIAPTHATVVIEGETGTGKDLVARAVHENSQRKDQPFVVFDCSAVAPNLIESELFGHEKGSFTGAVRARAGVFEVAKGGTVFLDEIGELTSDLQPKLLRALEQREIRRVGSNIPVKIDVRVICATNKNLRQEVNEGRFREDLYYRLSVVKVLLPPLRERSEDVAPIVERLLMIGKFNKLPNGGFKVSRVEDDALKTLTRYGWPGNVRELSNVIERAVSFVEGDTITKSHLDFIFAEMGHGGEERTERMDIDTELPFKDAKQQIVEKFEKEYLAELVRSHNGNLSKAAREAKIDRKHLRNLLKKYGIDAKDDD
- a CDS encoding serine/threonine protein kinase yields the protein MGDFEPKQFGKYLLLKKLAVGGMAEIYRAKTYGVDGFEKELVIKRILPHCSADKDFIDMLIQEAKLSVLLSHANIVQVYDLSKVGDDYYIAMELIHGVNLRDIMYRGREAGKPLPTAIAVYIASEICKGLDYAHRKTDQSNKPLNIVHRDISPQNILLSYEGEVKIVDFGIAKAAMNISHTLAGILKGKIAYMSPEQAMGSGVDGRTDIFSTGILLYEMLAGQKLFTGESQFEVLKKIRTTRVTEESLPESIPEQLKPIVVKALAYEAEGRYQTAGDMQIDLTKYLYTNHVDFSPRKLAQFIKEIFLDEMRAEQEFKAKEVAAEVLTGTMNVNEGAKQVSIVHREVSAEDDTARTEKPKEKFLETMSGMPAPGREKTPLPRPRKKPAPAAVAPRKARAGLLPKALAAAAILIAVGWLAWRFIPSVPGPDEAVEAVPEAATGSVRVVSTPEGALILRDGESTGLTTPAVVGDLAVDKNYRFRVEKEEYSPAEMEVAITGPEEKTITLMLAPSAGTLNISTEPSGASIFIDGKQSAMTTPAALENLPLNTDIRVVLSKPEFEDFEQVVNLTSPKPQGISTKLKPIVARLGRISISSTPEGAKVFIDGKDTGRTTPAVIANLAAKRYTVSLSLDGFEQWSSEYDVAGEQPVPVQATLLRAGEAPPAEKREEPAGPTTPEAEERPAEAEPPLAPEEKAPPEEEKKPAEAPATGTLKVSSTPSGALIKLNGASTGKRTPNTLSDLKIGATYTVGLELDGYKPGTQKKYMAKESESVSIRLSSAAPPTPAQPPAEERRPPTQVRPEEEYGELSLSSDPPAAQVIIDGQAIPARTPVTIRKIRTDRPHTVTIQLPGYKPWTRSFNMDGKRKSLHAPLQPE
- a CDS encoding zinc ribbon domain-containing protein; the protein is MPIYEYTCKSCGNHFECMQKISAPPIAPCPRCGDTADRIISMTAFTLKGEGWYKDGYAKGKKAESTKVKSESSKAKDKT